In Streptomyces longhuiensis, the following proteins share a genomic window:
- a CDS encoding SRPBCC family protein — protein MAQVEAITERVIAAKPDDVFDALADYSGTRAKLLPEHFSEYEVREGGDGEGTLVHWKLQATSKRIRDCLLEVGEPTDGELVEKDRNSSMVTTWRVTPSGEGASRVVVTTVWNGAGGIGGFFEKTFAPKGLGRIYDEILTKLAAEVEK, from the coding sequence ATGGCGCAGGTCGAGGCCATCACGGAGCGGGTCATCGCCGCCAAGCCGGACGACGTATTCGACGCGCTCGCCGACTACAGCGGCACGCGCGCGAAGCTGCTGCCCGAGCACTTCAGCGAGTACGAGGTCCGCGAGGGCGGCGACGGCGAGGGCACGCTCGTCCACTGGAAGCTCCAGGCCACCAGCAAGCGGATCCGCGACTGCCTCCTCGAGGTCGGCGAGCCCACCGACGGCGAGCTCGTCGAGAAGGACCGCAACTCCTCGATGGTCACCACCTGGCGCGTGACCCCCTCCGGCGAGGGCGCCTCCCGTGTCGTCGTCACCACCGTGTGGAACGGCGCGGGCGGCATCGGCGGCTTCTTCGAGAAGACCTTCGCCCCCAAGGGCCTCGGCCGCATCTACGACGAGATCCTCACGAAGCTCGCCGCCGAGGTGGAGAAGTGA
- a CDS encoding Rv2578c family radical SAM protein: MRWENLTENPADIPTGRVADAALFGADTVTTRTFDTPEFAGVTFHEIRARSIVNRVPGASRMPFEWTVNPYRGCTHACVYCFARKTHSYLDLDTGLGFDSQIVVKVNAPELLRRHLASRRWHGEHIAMGTNVDCYQRAEGRYRLMPGIIEALRDYANPFSILTKGTLILRDLDLLRQAAEVTDVGVSVSVGFVDRELWRTVEPGTPAPERRLDVVRALGEAGIGCGVLMAPVIPFLGDHPGQLRETVRAVAAAGATSVTPLVLHLRPGAREWFMSWLGQHHPHLVRRYERLYAEGAYAPKWYQRRITRQVHELAAEFGIGPSRAQSPRRLRARHEPEPAPAATQLTLL; the protein is encoded by the coding sequence ATGCGCTGGGAGAACCTCACGGAGAATCCGGCCGATATCCCGACAGGGAGGGTCGCGGACGCCGCGCTGTTCGGCGCGGACACCGTCACGACCCGCACGTTCGACACACCCGAATTCGCGGGCGTGACCTTCCACGAGATCCGGGCCAGGTCGATCGTGAACCGCGTGCCCGGCGCCTCCCGCATGCCGTTCGAGTGGACGGTCAACCCGTACCGGGGATGCACGCACGCGTGCGTCTACTGCTTCGCCCGCAAGACCCACAGCTACCTGGACCTCGACACGGGCCTCGGCTTCGACAGCCAGATCGTCGTGAAGGTGAACGCGCCGGAGCTGCTGCGCCGCCACCTCGCCTCACGCCGCTGGCACGGCGAGCACATCGCGATGGGCACGAACGTGGACTGCTACCAGCGCGCGGAGGGGCGATACCGGCTGATGCCGGGGATCATCGAGGCGCTCAGGGACTACGCGAACCCGTTCTCGATCCTCACGAAGGGCACGCTGATCCTGCGCGACCTCGACCTGCTGCGGCAGGCCGCCGAGGTCACCGACGTCGGCGTCTCGGTGTCCGTCGGCTTCGTCGACCGCGAGCTGTGGCGCACCGTCGAGCCGGGCACGCCCGCGCCGGAGCGCCGCCTCGACGTCGTCCGCGCCCTGGGCGAGGCCGGCATCGGCTGCGGGGTCCTCATGGCCCCCGTGATCCCGTTCCTGGGCGACCACCCCGGACAGCTGCGGGAGACCGTACGGGCCGTAGCGGCGGCCGGGGCGACCTCCGTGACCCCGCTCGTGCTGCATCTGCGGCCCGGGGCACGCGAGTGGTTCATGTCCTGGCTCGGGCAGCACCACCCGCACCTGGTGCGGCGCTACGAGCGGCTGTACGCGGAGGGCGCCTACGCGCCGAAGTGGTACCAGCGTCGGATCACCCGTCAGGTGCACGAGCTGGCGGCGGAGTTCGGCATCGGACCCTCGCGCGCGCAGAGCCCGCGGCGGCTGCGCGCACGCCATGAGCCGGAGCCCGCCCCCGCGGCCACCCAGCTCACGCTTCTCTGA
- a CDS encoding alpha/beta hydrolase, whose translation MKKSAAAVCGAATMVAGMLAVAPAAAAPTLSVQRAALTWKDCGTKNYPKLQCSSVRVPLDHDRPGGEQITLALSRVRHTAKTSQGPLLVNPGGPGGSGLSLAGFVARELPKNVAAQYDVVGFDPRGVGKSKPALNCRPGHFAAVRPPSVPSTPAIERANLDRAQAFAKACTTKYADVLPYFDTVSTVRDMDAIRSALGARQINYFGYSYGTYLGAVYAKLYPQRVRRLVLDSIVDPGGVWYDDNLGQDHAFNARHQAFLAWVARHDATYKLGKDPAKVEAEWYAMRDAVQKKPAGKKVGAAELEDTFLPGGYYNGYWPYLAEAFAAYVKDKKPAPLVAAYKKLGAVDAAGDNGYSVYTAVQCRDARWPRDWNQWRDDNWQAAEKAPFSTWNNAWYNAPCAFWPTSPLDVPDVSNDDLPPTLLFQATEDGATPYEGGVAVHRELRGSSLVVEQGGENHGVSLSGNACLDRYLADYLRTGKVPRGSGEADATCKKQPEPKPLTKKGAVSPHPSRGVRLHGLMGFRG comes from the coding sequence ATGAAGAAAAGCGCAGCCGCCGTGTGCGGCGCCGCCACCATGGTGGCCGGCATGCTCGCCGTGGCACCGGCCGCCGCGGCCCCGACCCTTTCCGTCCAGCGCGCAGCCCTCACCTGGAAGGACTGCGGCACCAAGAACTACCCGAAGCTCCAGTGCTCCTCGGTGCGGGTGCCGCTCGATCACGACCGGCCGGGCGGTGAGCAGATCACGCTCGCCCTGTCCCGGGTCCGGCACACCGCGAAGACGTCACAGGGCCCGCTCCTGGTGAACCCCGGCGGCCCCGGCGGCAGCGGCCTGTCACTGGCGGGCTTCGTGGCACGCGAGCTGCCGAAGAACGTCGCCGCCCAGTACGACGTCGTGGGCTTCGACCCGCGCGGCGTCGGCAAGAGCAAACCGGCCCTGAACTGCCGGCCCGGGCACTTCGCCGCCGTGCGCCCGCCCAGCGTGCCGTCCACCCCCGCGATCGAGCGCGCCAACCTCGACCGCGCGCAGGCGTTCGCGAAGGCGTGCACCACGAAGTACGCGGACGTACTCCCGTACTTCGACACCGTGAGCACCGTCAGGGACATGGACGCGATCCGCTCGGCGCTCGGCGCGCGGCAGATCAACTACTTCGGCTACTCGTACGGCACCTACCTGGGCGCCGTCTACGCCAAGCTCTACCCGCAGCGCGTGCGGCGCCTGGTGCTCGACTCGATCGTCGACCCGGGCGGGGTCTGGTACGACGACAACCTGGGCCAGGACCATGCGTTCAACGCCCGCCATCAGGCGTTCCTCGCCTGGGTCGCACGGCACGACGCGACGTACAAGCTCGGCAAGGACCCGGCGAAGGTCGAGGCCGAGTGGTACGCGATGCGCGACGCCGTGCAGAAGAAGCCGGCGGGCAAGAAGGTCGGTGCCGCCGAGCTGGAGGACACCTTCCTGCCGGGCGGCTACTACAACGGCTACTGGCCCTATCTGGCCGAGGCGTTCGCGGCGTACGTGAAGGACAAGAAGCCGGCCCCGCTGGTCGCGGCGTACAAGAAGTTGGGCGCCGTCGACGCCGCGGGCGACAACGGCTACAGCGTCTACACGGCCGTGCAGTGCCGCGACGCCCGCTGGCCGCGCGACTGGAACCAGTGGCGCGACGACAACTGGCAGGCGGCCGAGAAGGCCCCCTTCTCCACCTGGAACAACGCCTGGTACAACGCGCCGTGCGCGTTCTGGCCGACGAGCCCGCTGGACGTGCCGGACGTGTCCAACGACGACCTGCCGCCGACGCTGCTCTTCCAGGCCACCGAGGACGGGGCCACGCCGTACGAGGGCGGGGTCGCCGTCCACCGCGAGCTGCGCGGCTCCAGCCTGGTGGTCGAGCAGGGCGGCGAGAACCACGGCGTCAGCCTGAGCGGGAACGCCTGCCTGGACCGGTACCTGGCCGACTACCTGCGCACCGGCAAGGTGCCGCGCGGCAGCGGCGAGGCCGACGCGACGTGCAAGAAGCAGCCGGAGCCCAAGCCGCTCACGAAGAAGGGTGCCGTCAGCCCGCATCCGTCACGCGGCGTGCGCCTGCACGGGCTGATGGGCTTCCGCGGCTGA
- a CDS encoding adenylosuccinate lyase, which yields MDEELRSVTERLRAESGASPLLDRLAATGDVDELAAVLTEPGRQLWARELAAYRLGVAGDRRAFEALVLLLNHRDPARCATAAHALAALGDPRTARAAAALATNELRVAYALHPVRLLAALRAPESAPALITTLERRLGPRDPYRAVALACVEGLGGLGDARARPVLTEALAHPALAEAAVRALARLPEQRESPSGVRD from the coding sequence ATGGACGAAGAGTTGCGATCGGTCACGGAGCGCTTACGGGCCGAGTCGGGGGCCTCCCCTCTCCTCGACCGCCTCGCGGCGACCGGCGACGTGGACGAGCTCGCGGCCGTGCTGACCGAGCCCGGTCGGCAGCTGTGGGCGCGGGAGCTGGCGGCGTACCGCCTGGGAGTGGCCGGGGACCGCCGGGCTTTCGAGGCGCTCGTCCTGCTCCTCAACCACCGCGACCCGGCACGCTGTGCCACCGCCGCGCACGCTCTGGCCGCGCTCGGCGACCCGCGCACCGCACGCGCGGCCGCGGCGCTCGCCACGAACGAGCTGCGGGTCGCGTACGCGCTGCACCCGGTGCGGCTCCTGGCCGCGCTGCGCGCGCCCGAGTCCGCGCCGGCGCTGATCACCACCCTGGAGCGGCGCCTCGGCCCCCGCGATCCCTACCGCGCGGTCGCGCTCGCGTGCGTGGAGGGGCTCGGCGGCCTCGGGGACGCCCGCGCCCGGCCGGTCCTGACCGAGGCCCTCGCCCACCCGGCGCTCGCGGAGGCCGCGGTGCGCGCGCTCGCGCGACTGCCCGAGCAGCGTGAGAGCCCGAGCGGCGTCAGAGACTGA
- a CDS encoding GNAT family N-acetyltransferase: MSTPRAHDTAPASVPAAKIRVRDMTDADCEAVAGIRIRGWRTAYAGLMPAPFLAALSIEEDAARRRERLARAGSSVVNVVAERAGDIVGWACHGPSRDDDLPPGEAELYAIYVHDGQLSTGVGRTLLHSCLDRCAVAGYERIRLWVVKGNTRARRFYERSGFAPDGAEEPYEAGGELVPEVRYARAVSL, from the coding sequence ATGAGCACCCCTCGGGCCCACGACACCGCCCCAGCTTCGGTCCCGGCGGCGAAGATCCGCGTCCGGGACATGACCGACGCCGACTGCGAGGCGGTGGCCGGGATCCGGATCCGCGGCTGGCGGACGGCGTACGCGGGCCTGATGCCCGCGCCCTTCCTCGCCGCGCTGAGCATCGAGGAGGACGCGGCACGCCGCCGCGAGCGTCTCGCGCGGGCCGGTTCGTCCGTGGTGAACGTGGTCGCCGAACGCGCCGGCGACATCGTCGGCTGGGCCTGTCACGGCCCGTCCCGCGACGACGATCTCCCGCCCGGGGAAGCCGAGTTGTACGCGATCTACGTGCACGACGGCCAGCTGTCCACGGGCGTGGGCCGCACCCTCCTGCACAGCTGCCTGGACCGCTGCGCCGTCGCCGGTTACGAGCGGATACGCCTGTGGGTGGTCAAGGGCAACACCCGCGCCCGCAGGTTCTACGAACGCTCCGGGTTCGCCCCCGACGGCGCCGAGGAGCCGTACGAGGCGGGCGGGGAACTCGTACCGGAAGTGCGCTACGCGCGGGCTGTCAGTCTCTGA